One genomic region from Prevotella sp. Rep29 encodes:
- a CDS encoding tetratricopeptide repeat protein, giving the protein MNVPIEYCEELVKLAEEGNADAQYNLGYLYMKGQGVEQNEKECFRWFKQASENGMPKAQFYLGYMYINGIMGVSQNIQEGIKWYEKAAAQGIEDAQYNLGEIYDNGVFVKRDIQKAVSLYKKAVEKDFPPAQSNLGACYLNGDGVVKDVQEGIRLIRLSAETGLPQGMYNYGMCFLKGYGVEENQDEAIKWITKSAENGYDVAQCFMGDLCYRNGYYEDAINWLTKSAQQGNQMAKQKLSMIKR; this is encoded by the coding sequence GTGAATGTACCAATCGAGTATTGTGAGGAACTTGTAAAACTTGCAGAAGAAGGTAATGCAGATGCCCAATATAATTTGGGCTATCTCTATATGAAAGGACAAGGTGTTGAACAAAATGAAAAAGAATGTTTTAGATGGTTTAAACAGGCTTCAGAAAATGGTATGCCTAAAGCGCAATTCTATTTGGGGTACATGTATATTAATGGAATAATGGGTGTTTCTCAAAACATTCAAGAAGGTATTAAATGGTATGAAAAAGCTGCCGCACAAGGTATAGAAGATGCTCAGTATAATCTTGGAGAAATATATGATAACGGGGTTTTCGTAAAAAGAGATATTCAAAAAGCTGTAAGTCTATACAAAAAAGCAGTTGAAAAAGATTTCCCACCAGCTCAATCTAACTTAGGTGCTTGTTATCTGAATGGAGATGGAGTTGTAAAGGACGTGCAAGAAGGTATTAGGTTAATTCGTCTTTCAGCTGAAACAGGTCTCCCACAAGGCATGTATAATTATGGTATGTGTTTTTTAAAAGGTTATGGTGTGGAGGAGAACCAAGACGAAGCTATCAAGTGGATTACTAAATCAGCTGAAAATGGTTATGATGTCGCTCAATGTTTTATGGGTGATTTATGTTATAGAAATGGATATTATGAAGATGCAATTAATTGGCTTACAAAATCCGCACAACAAGGAAATCAAATGGCTAAACAAAAATTAAGTATGATAAAGCGTTAA
- a CDS encoding zinc ribbon domain-containing protein, which translates to MELIECPSCGKQISDKAIVCPNCGHPIVHDKAKGYTKSFLKQKWVKIVGTIIITYIFLRIIFCFISAYDMHT; encoded by the coding sequence ATGGAACTAATAGAATGTCCAAGTTGTGGGAAACAGATTTCAGACAAGGCAATTGTTTGTCCTAATTGTGGACATCCAATTGTACACGATAAAGCGAAGGGCTACACAAAATCGTTTTTAAAACAAAAATGGGTTAAGATTGTTGGCACAATTATTATTACTTACATCTTCTTGAGGATTATTTTTTGTTTTATCAGCGCATATGATATGCATACATAA